In one Rugosibacter aromaticivorans genomic region, the following are encoded:
- a CDS encoding heavy metal translocating P-type ATPase — protein MVRSGEAAPVDGEVLEGESTVNEAMLTGESLPVVKHAGDKVFAATINGEGLLRVRATGVGSHTLLASIIRLVEEAQGSKAPMQRLVDQVAAIFVPVVVVIAVLTFVGWWLLTGDFTQALINAVAVLVIACPCALGLATPTAIMVGTGQGARAGILIRNAEALERAEKLDVLVVDKTGTLTEGQPVVTDIINLVPQKIGADETVNLPAHFLTLAASLEQSATHPLATAIVTRAKDDGLALVTPQNVVTMPGRGVSGEIAGQRVAVGSVAWMETQGRTMAGATAAAAALATQGASVVAVAVDGMVQGLIGIRDPLRATSRAAVARLHALGITVVMLTGDNATTAAVVAKAIGITNFEANVLPGDKAAAVKRFRDNGRLDGSRRVGMVGDGINDAPALAAADVSFAMGAGSGVAMQTADVTLMHNDLNGVADAISLSRATLGKIRQNLFFAFIYNVLGIPAAAFGLLNPVIAGAAMAASSVSVVMSSLRLKNWKPGKD, from the coding sequence ATCGTCAGGAGCGGCGAGGCGGCGCCGGTCGATGGCGAGGTTCTCGAAGGCGAATCCACCGTGAATGAAGCCATGCTGACCGGCGAGAGTCTGCCGGTGGTGAAGCATGCCGGCGACAAGGTGTTCGCCGCCACGATCAACGGCGAGGGCCTGCTGCGCGTGCGCGCCACGGGCGTCGGCAGCCACACGCTACTGGCTTCGATCATCCGCCTGGTGGAAGAGGCGCAAGGCTCGAAGGCGCCGATGCAGCGCTTGGTCGATCAGGTAGCGGCGATTTTCGTGCCAGTGGTGGTGGTCATCGCCGTGCTCACGTTCGTTGGCTGGTGGCTTTTGACAGGGGATTTCACCCAGGCGTTGATCAATGCCGTCGCCGTGCTGGTGATCGCCTGTCCCTGCGCACTGGGGCTGGCGACGCCGACGGCGATCATGGTCGGTACCGGCCAAGGCGCACGTGCCGGCATCCTGATCCGCAATGCGGAAGCGCTAGAGCGAGCGGAAAAACTCGATGTGCTGGTGGTGGATAAGACGGGCACGCTGACCGAGGGACAGCCAGTGGTAACAGACATCATTAACCTCGTGCCGCAAAAAATCGGCGCTGATGAGACGGTAAATTTGCCTGCGCACTTTCTCACACTCGCCGCAAGCCTCGAACAAAGCGCGACGCACCCGTTGGCCACGGCAATCGTAACGCGAGCAAAAGACGATGGACTGGCGCTGGTGACACCGCAGAACGTGGTGACGATGCCGGGGCGGGGCGTGAGCGGCGAGATCGCGGGGCAACGGGTGGCCGTCGGCTCGGTGGCCTGGATGGAAACGCAGGGCCGCACAATGGCAGGTGCTACGGCGGCTGCCGCAGCACTGGCAACACAGGGCGCAAGCGTTGTCGCGGTGGCGGTCGATGGCATGGTGCAAGGGCTGATCGGAATTCGCGATCCGTTGCGCGCGACATCGCGTGCTGCCGTGGCACGCTTGCATGCGCTGGGCATCACGGTGGTGATGCTGACTGGAGATAACGCGACGACCGCAGCCGTCGTCGCCAAGGCGATCGGCATTACGAATTTCGAGGCGAATGTTTTGCCAGGCGACAAGGCGGCTGCCGTCAAGCGATTCAGGGACAACGGCAGGCTCGACGGTAGCCGTCGCGTTGGCATGGTGGGCGATGGCATCAACGATGCCCCGGCGCTCGCCGCAGCCGACGTCAGTTTTGCGATGGGTGCTGGTTCCGGCGTGGCGATGCAGACGGCTGATGTGACGCTGATGCACAACGATCTCAATGGCGTCGCCGATGCGATCTCGCTCTCGCGCGCAACGCTTGGCAAGATCCGGCAAAATCTGTTTTTTGCTTTTATCTACAATGTGCTCGGCATTCCGGCTGCCGCCTTCGGGCTGCTCAATCCGGTCATCGCTGGCGCGGCAATGGCGGCAAGTTCTGTCTCGGTGGTGATGAGCTCGCTACGACTCAAAAACTGGAAACCCGGAAAGGATTAA
- a CDS encoding universal stress protein, whose protein sequence is MFQHLLVPVDGSDLSANAADRAIAFAKETGAQITFFFAKPEYPLAFYGEGALIDPTTPDRFAEMAEEQAREILSEAEANAVAQGVRVTSLSLTNGAPWESIIAAAQQVGADLIFMASHGRRGISGLLLGSETQKVLTHSKIPVLVYR, encoded by the coding sequence ATGTTCCAACATCTTCTTGTACCCGTTGATGGCTCAGATCTCTCGGCAAACGCAGCCGATCGTGCGATTGCCTTTGCTAAAGAAACCGGCGCGCAAATTACTTTTTTCTTTGCCAAACCAGAATATCCACTGGCTTTTTATGGTGAAGGCGCACTCATCGACCCAACAACGCCCGATCGATTTGCCGAAATGGCCGAAGAACAAGCGCGCGAAATTTTGAGTGAAGCCGAAGCTAACGCCGTAGCGCAGGGAGTCAGAGTGACGTCGTTAAGCCTGACGAATGGCGCACCATGGGAAAGCATCATCGCGGCGGCACAGCAAGTGGGCGCAGATCTGATTTTCATGGCGTCACACGGGCGCCGTGGCATCAGCGGTTTATTGCTTGGCTCCGAAACCCAGAAAGTGCTCACGCACTCGAAAATCCCGGTGCTGGTTTATCGGTAG
- the feoB gene encoding ferrous iron transport protein B, which translates to MISIALVGQTNVGKSVIFHRLTGRYVNVSNYPGTTVEVTRGQLRDHPGQTVLDTPGVLTLPARSEDEQATAHILLNEKLRALVQVGDAKNLRRTVQLALLLAEAGVPMVLALNMMDEARARGMAFDPAKLAVELGLAVVPTVATGNEGMVALTRAIADAKIPIFRLTYADEIEAAIDDLALMMPVAHLSPRVVALLYLAGDKATEEWLAAQEGAQGADLFALAARREGLQDAFTEPLAEILQRARMTAAEAIVRRVVRDAGQRGHGLVQRIGQWSVHRWLGWPIVALVLYAVYAFVGQFGAGVLVGVLENDLFNGIINPWFQQLVSTWVPIIWLQDFLVGPYGLWTMGMTYALALILPIVTTFFIAFGILEDSGYFARLSVLSNRAFKMLGLNGRAVLPMVLGLGCVTMATLTTRILHTPRERLIVTFLLALAIPCSAQLGVVMGMLASYGTSTFLIWLGTVILVLFTVGWLSGKLVKGKRIPLMTELPPMRLPVAGNVAKKTWSRLKWYLQEVIPLFLIGAALMFILDRIGLLPWLIRAGEPLVTGWLGLPKEASAAFLMGFLRRDFGATGLFAMGSALSPEQGLVGLVTLTIFVPCIASMLVIIKEQGLKTAVIMLALITPLAFLIGGLLHHVLLLVGFV; encoded by the coding sequence ATGATTTCCATCGCACTTGTTGGTCAGACAAATGTTGGTAAGTCGGTTATTTTTCATCGACTGACCGGCCGGTATGTCAACGTCTCAAATTACCCCGGAACGACGGTTGAAGTGACACGCGGTCAATTACGCGACCACCCTGGGCAGACAGTATTGGATACACCCGGCGTCTTGACACTGCCGGCACGTAGCGAAGATGAACAGGCCACGGCACACATACTGCTGAACGAAAAGTTACGGGCACTGGTGCAGGTGGGGGACGCCAAGAACCTGCGCCGTACGGTGCAACTTGCGCTGCTTCTGGCAGAAGCGGGGGTGCCGATGGTTCTGGCGCTGAACATGATGGATGAAGCCAGGGCACGCGGCATGGCCTTTGATCCGGCCAAGCTGGCAGTCGAACTCGGGCTCGCCGTGGTGCCCACGGTGGCCACCGGCAACGAGGGTATGGTGGCGCTGACGCGCGCCATTGCCGATGCCAAAATTCCCATTTTCCGTCTCACTTATGCCGATGAAATTGAGGCAGCGATTGACGATCTGGCGCTGATGATGCCCGTTGCGCATTTGTCGCCGCGCGTTGTCGCCTTGCTGTATTTGGCTGGTGACAAGGCTACTGAGGAATGGCTTGCCGCCCAGGAGGGGGCACAAGGTGCCGATCTATTTGCCCTCGCTGCGCGGCGCGAGGGCCTGCAGGACGCCTTCACCGAGCCGCTGGCGGAGATTCTGCAGCGCGCCCGCATGACGGCGGCCGAAGCCATTGTTCGTCGTGTTGTCCGGGATGCTGGCCAGAGGGGCCATGGGTTGGTACAGCGCATTGGCCAGTGGTCGGTGCATCGTTGGCTGGGGTGGCCAATCGTCGCGCTGGTGCTGTATGCGGTCTATGCCTTCGTCGGCCAGTTCGGTGCCGGCGTGCTGGTTGGCGTGCTGGAAAATGATTTGTTCAACGGCATCATCAATCCATGGTTCCAGCAACTGGTATCCACGTGGGTACCGATCATTTGGCTGCAGGATTTCCTGGTCGGCCCCTACGGGCTGTGGACCATGGGGATGACCTATGCACTGGCGCTGATCCTGCCCATTGTCACCACCTTCTTCATTGCTTTTGGCATTCTCGAAGACTCCGGCTACTTCGCGCGGCTATCGGTGCTCTCCAACCGTGCGTTCAAGATGCTGGGCTTGAATGGCCGCGCCGTGTTGCCGATGGTGCTGGGCCTCGGTTGCGTGACAATGGCCACGCTCACCACACGCATTTTGCACACCCCGCGTGAGCGACTGATCGTCACGTTTCTACTGGCGTTGGCGATTCCCTGCTCGGCGCAACTGGGCGTTGTGATGGGCATGCTGGCAAGCTATGGCACATCGACCTTCCTGATCTGGCTGGGCACGGTTATTCTTGTGTTGTTTACCGTTGGCTGGTTGTCCGGCAAGCTGGTCAAGGGCAAACGCATTCCGTTGATGACCGAGCTGCCACCGATGCGTCTGCCCGTGGCGGGCAATGTCGCCAAGAAAACCTGGTCGCGTCTGAAGTGGTATCTCCAGGAAGTGATTCCGCTATTTCTCATCGGCGCGGCGTTGATGTTCATCCTTGACCGCATCGGTTTGCTGCCCTGGCTGATTCGCGCTGGCGAGCCACTGGTCACCGGCTGGCTTGGCTTGCCGAAAGAAGCTTCGGCAGCTTTCCTGATGGGTTTTTTGCGCCGCGACTTCGGCGCCACAGGGCTGTTTGCCATGGGCAGTGCACTCTCACCCGAACAGGGGCTGGTTGGTCTGGTCACGCTGACTATTTTCGTCCCCTGCATCGCCAGCATGCTGGTGATCATCAAGGAGCAAGGACTGAAGACCGCTGTGATCATGCTGGCCCTGATCACGCCGTTGGCTTTCCTTATCGGCGGTCTGCTGCATCATGTCCTGCTTTTGGTTGGCTTCGTCTGA
- a CDS encoding LamG domain-containing protein — protein sequence MCLVASAQAATLLGEYRLEESAWSGVAGEVKDASGNNRDGRTIGSPLPSPVQSSPARAGNPGTCGYGQLPGGPNNGGALSLSGLPVNITGGAKTSVSFWMYWDGTNGVMPIGWNTHDLWLTSGFFGFNTGNNDVFGINSAGLANGWHHVVAVFTNGNVAANALYIDGVAQALSQKQSVPNNGTAVVNTTLQVGGWQRDISYRFSGRIDEVKVYDGALTAGEVATAYAATHACAAQPIAEWSMDEIGWTGLAGEVADTIGSYSATAVGGATTSTATPPKPGTPGTCSYGVFDGSNDYVAFPASFPNMTTDFSLAGWIRTTDRTRSGQRIFIDDESNTGGYGFSLGDGGAGTLRFYARGSSPVILDTPAVINSNTWYFVAAVADISNSRRTIYVYDTTGTQLVAVSTASAGWGVDNGLASIGGETTASSESAFHFAGNIDEMRVYSGALTAAEVAALAARTHPCPVPPTLLAAYRFEETAWNGTAGEVKDVSGNNRHGVALGSPLPVPASAAPARASNPGTCGYGTFSGGALDLPVAASTAAGAKTTVTFWMYWDGTNGIMPIGWNAHDLWLVNGYFGFNTGNSDVYGINSTGLANGWHHVSAVFTNGNVTASKLTIDGVAQALSQKLSTPNNTNAYANATLRVGGWLADNGYRFRSRVDEVKVYNGELPLAQILVDYNAAHPCGGVTPPANFNCVAATTPAATGTLYTQLAATPFSVDVAALKADSTIETTYASVGNQNVTVELVDGSGATACVSRTPLAPPVTQMLTFTAADQGRKATAAMTVAKAYPNVRCRVTDASQSPSIVACSSDNFAIRPGAVTLTTNANATPPSAGAGPTVKAGAAFNLGAATTTAATDTYTGVLALDTSRLSAQTPLQDATQQNGGVVGTLTPGTLTANTAVTNNALYSEAGYLYLAAGTFRDDSFTAVDQGTGDCIAGSLADTLTGGKYGCAVGNKTAVALGRFIPDHFDTVVNPACGSFTYARQPFALTLSAKNLAGGITQNYSAAFAKAATLSSANGIAGAFSPNPLLSSVFINGIADLTTPPAVSFAFANPLIAPTALVVRTTDSDGVSSSTGTPLVEGSLALRSGRLRLLNAYGSELLPIRVPVRSEFYTGTGWSINSADNCTALPANAIFVSNVVGNAPALAAATPNPLALTNGQATLVFNPTNVAGRFDLAADLNAAGADTSCNANHGGTTANLPWLQGFWSSTCNGTPAWAQDPNARIRVGSPKAPYIYLRERY from the coding sequence ATGTGTCTGGTTGCATCCGCACAAGCGGCCACTCTGTTAGGTGAATACCGTCTGGAAGAGTCGGCCTGGTCCGGTGTGGCGGGGGAGGTCAAGGATGCCAGTGGCAACAACCGCGATGGGCGAACGATAGGCAGCCCCTTGCCCTCACCTGTGCAAAGCTCGCCTGCCCGGGCAGGGAACCCGGGCACTTGCGGCTATGGCCAGCTTCCTGGTGGTCCCAATAATGGCGGTGCTTTAAGTCTTTCTGGTTTGCCGGTAAATATCACTGGAGGGGCTAAAACCAGTGTGTCCTTCTGGATGTATTGGGATGGCACCAACGGCGTCATGCCGATTGGCTGGAATACACATGACTTGTGGCTAACAAGTGGATTTTTTGGTTTTAACACGGGCAATAACGATGTGTTTGGGATTAATTCAGCCGGGTTGGCCAACGGCTGGCACCACGTGGTCGCCGTTTTCACCAATGGCAATGTCGCTGCCAATGCGTTGTATATCGACGGTGTTGCCCAGGCTTTGAGTCAAAAGCAAAGTGTGCCCAATAATGGTACAGCAGTAGTCAATACCACCTTGCAGGTAGGCGGCTGGCAGCGCGATATCAGTTATCGTTTCTCAGGCCGCATCGATGAAGTCAAAGTGTATGACGGGGCGCTGACAGCAGGCGAGGTAGCAACTGCGTATGCGGCGACGCATGCGTGTGCTGCGCAACCCATCGCCGAATGGTCGATGGATGAAATTGGATGGACGGGTTTGGCGGGCGAAGTTGCTGACACCATAGGCAGCTATTCGGCCACCGCAGTGGGTGGTGCAACAACCAGCACGGCGACGCCTCCTAAACCTGGCACGCCCGGCACATGCAGCTATGGCGTGTTCGATGGCAGTAACGACTACGTGGCATTCCCGGCGAGTTTTCCCAACATGACCACGGATTTTTCGCTTGCCGGCTGGATCCGTACCACCGACCGGACGAGGAGTGGGCAGCGTATTTTCATCGATGATGAAAGTAATACAGGCGGTTACGGATTTTCGCTGGGTGATGGCGGGGCAGGTACATTGCGGTTTTACGCCCGGGGTTCGTCGCCTGTCATTTTAGACACGCCTGCGGTGATCAATAGCAACACCTGGTATTTCGTGGCGGCCGTGGCAGATATTTCGAATAGTCGACGCACTATCTACGTCTATGACACAACGGGTACGCAGTTGGTGGCGGTCAGTACAGCTTCTGCCGGTTGGGGCGTGGATAATGGGCTGGCGTCGATTGGTGGCGAAACGACTGCATCCTCAGAATCCGCATTTCATTTTGCAGGCAACATTGATGAAATGCGCGTTTATTCTGGAGCGCTCACAGCGGCTGAAGTGGCTGCTCTCGCCGCACGAACGCATCCTTGCCCTGTGCCGCCGACCTTGCTGGCAGCGTACCGGTTCGAGGAGACGGCATGGAATGGCACGGCAGGCGAGGTGAAAGATGTCAGTGGAAATAATCGCCACGGGGTTGCGCTTGGTTCTCCTCTGCCTGTACCTGCAAGCGCTGCGCCTGCGCGAGCGAGCAATCCGGGTACGTGCGGCTACGGCACTTTCAGCGGGGGCGCGCTGGATTTGCCTGTTGCTGCAAGCACGGCCGCGGGTGCCAAGACTACGGTAACGTTCTGGATGTATTGGGATGGTACTAACGGCATCATGCCGATTGGCTGGAATGCGCATGATCTGTGGCTGGTGAACGGTTACTTTGGATTCAACACTGGCAACAGCGATGTGTATGGCATCAACTCCACAGGCCTTGCTAACGGCTGGCATCATGTATCGGCCGTGTTTACCAATGGCAATGTGACAGCCAGCAAGCTCACCATTGACGGCGTGGCACAAGCCTTAAGCCAGAAATTGAGCACGCCGAACAATACCAATGCGTATGCCAATGCCACTTTGCGTGTCGGCGGATGGTTGGCCGACAACGGTTATCGCTTCCGCAGCCGGGTGGATGAAGTCAAGGTCTATAACGGCGAGCTTCCCTTAGCGCAAATCCTTGTCGACTACAACGCAGCGCATCCTTGTGGTGGCGTGACGCCGCCGGCCAACTTTAACTGCGTGGCTGCCACCACGCCTGCGGCGACGGGAACGCTGTATACCCAGCTCGCGGCCACTCCGTTCAGTGTGGATGTTGCAGCGCTCAAAGCGGATAGCACGATAGAGACGACCTATGCTTCCGTTGGCAACCAGAATGTCACCGTCGAGCTGGTAGATGGCTCAGGCGCTACGGCATGTGTCAGCCGCACACCGTTGGCGCCACCGGTGACACAAATGCTCACCTTTACCGCCGCCGATCAGGGGCGCAAGGCGACGGCCGCCATGACGGTCGCCAAAGCCTATCCCAACGTGCGCTGCCGGGTGACGGATGCTAGCCAATCGCCCAGCATTGTTGCCTGTTCAAGTGATAACTTTGCCATTCGCCCGGGTGCAGTAACCTTGACGACCAACGCCAATGCCACGCCGCCTTCGGCCGGTGCTGGCCCAACCGTCAAAGCGGGTGCCGCGTTCAATCTCGGCGCGGCAACCACTACCGCAGCGACCGATACTTATACCGGGGTGCTGGCGCTGGACACGAGCAGGCTGTCCGCGCAGACGCCGCTGCAAGATGCCACGCAACAAAATGGCGGCGTGGTTGGCACACTCACGCCAGGAACGCTTACCGCGAATACTGCGGTCACCAACAATGCGCTTTACTCCGAGGCGGGCTATCTGTACCTTGCTGCCGGCACGTTTCGCGATGACAGCTTTACTGCAGTCGATCAAGGCACGGGCGACTGCATCGCCGGAAGTCTCGCCGATACGCTTACAGGTGGGAAGTATGGCTGCGCTGTTGGCAATAAAACAGCGGTCGCTTTGGGGCGTTTTATTCCCGATCATTTTGATACAGTCGTGAACCCAGCCTGCGGCAGTTTCACCTACGCACGCCAACCATTTGCGCTGACCCTTTCTGCTAAAAATCTTGCCGGAGGCATCACGCAAAACTACTCGGCGGCCTTTGCCAAGGCAGCAACGTTGTCTTCAGCCAATGGCATTGCAGGAGCGTTTTCCCCCAATCCGCTCTTGTCCAGCGTGTTTATCAATGGCATTGCCGATCTGACCACGCCGCCTGCGGTGAGCTTCGCCTTTGCCAATCCGCTCATTGCACCGACAGCCCTGGTCGTGCGCACGACTGATAGTGACGGCGTTAGCTCATCCACCGGTACCCCGCTGGTAGAAGGTAGTCTGGCCTTGCGCTCCGGCCGCCTGCGTCTCTTGAATGCGTATGGCTCGGAGCTGCTGCCCATTCGCGTGCCCGTGCGCAGTGAGTTTTATACCGGTACCGGCTGGAGTATCAACAGCGCGGATAACTGCACGGCGCTTCCTGCCAATGCGATTTTCGTCAGCAATGTGGTTGGCAACGCGCCGGCGCTGGCGGCAGCGACCCCTAACCCCCTCGCGCTGACCAATGGGCAGGCCACGCTCGTATTCAACCCGACCAATGTGGCCGGGCGTTTCGATCTGGCCGCCGATTTGAACGCAGCCGGTGCGGATACCTCCTGTAATGCCAATCACGGCGGCACCACAGCGAACCTGCCCTGGCTACAAGGCTTCTGGTCATCCACCTGTAACGGCACGCCCGCCTGGGCACAAGACCCCAACGCCCGCATTCGGGTCGGCTCGCCGAAGGCACCGTATATTTACTTGCGAGAGCGGTACTGA
- a CDS encoding cation transporter produces MTAPATISSTLASTAAATSATASATTSVELALGGMTCTACAARIERQLNKVPGIEATVNFAAERAYVRYAANDATVDKLIDAITKTGYIATVSNAATRGAEQQEKLARFAEDLRHFWIALGLTAPLVAQMAFMFSSDMSAHGDVLPRGLQLMLATPVQFWIGWRFYVGGFHALRGGAGNMDVLVALGTTMAWVYSATVTLLGLHQHVYFEASATIITLVLLGKILEARAKAKTAGAIETLAKLQPQTARIERAGGLIDVPVAA; encoded by the coding sequence ATGACAGCACCCGCCACTATTTCATCCACACTCGCATCCACAGCCGCAGCGACTTCGGCAACTGCCTCGGCAACTACCTCGGTTGAGCTCGCGTTAGGTGGCATGACGTGCACGGCCTGCGCAGCACGCATCGAGCGGCAGCTGAACAAGGTACCCGGTATCGAGGCAACGGTGAACTTTGCCGCAGAACGTGCATATGTGCGCTATGCAGCGAACGACGCGACCGTCGACAAATTAATCGATGCGATCACGAAAACAGGGTATATCGCCACCGTCTCCAATGCGGCGACTCGCGGGGCGGAGCAGCAAGAAAAACTCGCCCGCTTTGCCGAGGATCTCCGCCATTTCTGGATTGCACTGGGACTCACGGCGCCTCTGGTGGCGCAGATGGCGTTCATGTTCAGTAGCGACATGTCTGCGCACGGCGACGTCTTGCCGCGCGGGTTGCAGCTTATGCTCGCCACGCCGGTGCAATTCTGGATCGGCTGGCGCTTTTATGTCGGCGGCTTTCACGCCCTGCGTGGCGGCGCGGGCAATATGGATGTACTGGTGGCGCTGGGCACCACGATGGCGTGGGTGTATTCGGCAACTGTCACGCTGCTGGGTTTACATCAGCATGTGTATTTCGAGGCCTCGGCTACCATCATCACGCTGGTACTGCTGGGCAAGATTCTGGAAGCGCGGGCCAAGGCGAAGACTGCAGGAGCGATCGAGACACTGGCTAAACTTCAGCCGCAGACAGCGCGCATCGAGCGGGCGGGTGGGCTGATCGACGTGCCGGTTGCAGCCTGA
- a CDS encoding type IV pilus modification PilV family protein, with product MYANHPQRGITLIELIVFIVIVSVGLAGILSVLNLTTSHGADPMIRKQMLAVAEGLMDEVAAQPFTWCDPDDPAAATAINAAACATPETIGAEGGETRGGAVMPFDNVNDYNGLAGITTGITGTALPMGYSASIAVAQSALAGIPAADSLLITVTVSFGGENLTIEGYRTRYAPNSLP from the coding sequence ATGTACGCTAATCACCCCCAGCGCGGCATCACCCTGATCGAGCTGATTGTCTTCATTGTCATCGTCAGTGTCGGGTTGGCTGGCATTCTTTCCGTGCTCAACTTGACGACAAGCCATGGCGCCGACCCGATGATCCGCAAACAAATGCTGGCGGTCGCTGAAGGCCTGATGGACGAAGTTGCGGCACAGCCCTTTACCTGGTGCGATCCGGACGATCCGGCCGCCGCCACCGCAATCAACGCCGCTGCCTGCGCCACGCCCGAAACTATCGGTGCAGAGGGAGGCGAAACGCGCGGCGGTGCGGTGATGCCCTTCGATAACGTGAATGACTACAACGGGCTGGCTGGCATCACGACCGGCATCACCGGCACCGCCCTGCCGATGGGTTACAGCGCCAGCATCGCCGTGGCCCAGAGCGCCCTGGCTGGCATACCCGCAGCCGACTCGTTGCTCATCACCGTGACAGTCAGCTTCGGTGGCGAAAATCTCACTATCGAAGGTTATCGCACGCGCTACGCGCCGAACTCACTGCCATGA
- a CDS encoding pilus assembly FimT family protein: MRLPLSSSRFRHKPQTGFTLVELIMVMVLMGILATVALPRFNFSGFKEVGFRDKLKATLEFARKSAVAQRRITCVTLAGNSLALTIDNVPTDAPGAGTCPRPLALPIADGTCGGPANAVCAPNGVVLAGPAALSFDALGRPSAAAAYTVTGGTSAYTINVTVETGYVR, encoded by the coding sequence ATGAGGTTGCCTCTGTCATCGTCGCGTTTTCGTCATAAGCCACAAACCGGCTTCACATTGGTCGAACTGATCATGGTGATGGTGCTCATGGGCATCCTCGCTACCGTCGCTTTGCCACGCTTTAATTTTTCCGGCTTCAAAGAAGTCGGCTTTCGCGACAAGCTTAAAGCCACGCTTGAATTCGCCAGAAAGTCGGCGGTGGCGCAACGGCGGATTACCTGTGTCACGCTGGCCGGCAACAGCCTTGCGCTCACCATTGACAATGTGCCAACCGATGCTCCCGGCGCTGGCACCTGCCCGCGCCCACTCGCGCTGCCGATTGCAGACGGCACCTGTGGCGGCCCAGCCAATGCCGTCTGCGCGCCCAATGGCGTCGTGCTTGCCGGTCCGGCAGCATTGAGCTTCGATGCACTCGGCCGGCCCTCGGCCGCCGCCGCTTACACGGTGACGGGTGGTACTAGCGCCTACACCATCAATGTCACTGTAGAAACCGGCTATGTACGCTAA
- a CDS encoding ferrous iron transport protein A, translated as MLTLRDFAPDTKLVVRGFDSNLALDLRGHLSAWGLTPGTLITLLAHHPVTRIAVEHAELALEDVIARAILVEESHHT; from the coding sequence ATGCTTACCCTGCGCGACTTTGCCCCCGACACCAAACTCGTGGTGCGTGGTTTTGATAGCAATCTGGCGCTCGACCTGCGCGGTCATCTCTCGGCCTGGGGGCTGACACCCGGCACGCTCATCACCTTGCTCGCCCACCACCCGGTGACGCGTATCGCCGTCGAACATGCTGAATTGGCGCTGGAAGACGTCATTGCCCGGGCTATCCTCGTCGAGGAATCGCACCACACTTAG
- a CDS encoding heavy-metal-associated domain-containing protein → METLTLKVDGMTCGGCVASVTRVIEALDGVAKVAVSLEQAQVVMEADTAKVDRAQLVQAIEDAGFEAT, encoded by the coding sequence ATGGAAACACTTACCCTCAAGGTTGACGGCATGACCTGTGGCGGTTGCGTGGCGAGCGTGACGCGCGTAATCGAAGCGCTCGACGGTGTAGCGAAGGTCGCAGTTTCGCTCGAGCAAGCACAGGTGGTGATGGAGGCAGATACCGCTAAAGTAGATCGCGCGCAGCTCGTGCAGGCGATCGAAGATGCAGGATTTGAGGCAACTTGA
- a CDS encoding type II secretion system protein, with the protein MTPALIRHLPRRLPHRATGFTLIEAIVTIAILGILGAIIAVFIGKPIQGYFDSARRAELTDQADVALRRITRDLRLALPNSVRVSLNPGGVNYIEFILTSNGGRYRDEADGSTGGDFLSYTNPADVSFDVLGTMPANPAIVAGDFIVIYNLGAGNAPADAYTGGNRAQVQGVAGNVITLATNPFALQAPPLPSPDARFQVVPGVPGGPTGTQAVTYACPDAAAAPANLTRQWNYGFNAAQATPPAGGTIAPLAGNATCTVQYAANASGRNGLLLINLTLTDASGERITLAQQIRIDNTP; encoded by the coding sequence ATGACGCCCGCCTTGATCCGTCACCTGCCTCGCCGCCTGCCGCATCGCGCCACTGGTTTTACGCTGATCGAAGCCATTGTCACCATCGCCATCCTCGGTATTCTCGGCGCCATCATCGCCGTCTTCATCGGCAAACCGATACAGGGCTACTTCGATTCCGCGCGTCGCGCCGAGCTGACCGACCAGGCCGATGTCGCCCTGCGCCGCATCACGCGCGACCTGCGTCTTGCTCTACCCAATAGCGTGCGGGTGTCCCTCAACCCCGGCGGCGTCAATTACATCGAATTTATCTTGACCTCTAATGGTGGCCGCTACCGCGATGAGGCCGATGGATCGACCGGCGGCGATTTCCTGAGCTACACCAACCCGGCCGACGTGTCCTTCGACGTGCTCGGCACAATGCCGGCCAATCCTGCTATCGTCGCCGGTGATTTCATCGTCATCTACAATCTCGGCGCTGGCAATGCGCCGGCTGACGCCTACACCGGCGGCAACCGCGCCCAGGTGCAGGGTGTCGCCGGCAATGTCATCACCCTCGCCACCAATCCATTTGCTTTGCAAGCGCCGCCGTTGCCTTCGCCCGACGCACGATTTCAGGTCGTGCCCGGGGTGCCCGGGGGGCCCACTGGCACGCAGGCCGTCACCTATGCCTGCCCTGATGCTGCCGCCGCACCCGCTAACCTGACACGGCAATGGAATTATGGCTTCAATGCCGCGCAAGCCACACCGCCTGCTGGCGGCACGATCGCGCCGCTGGCAGGCAACGCCACCTGCACTGTTCAATATGCAGCCAACGCCAGCGGCCGCAACGGCCTGTTGCTCATCAACCTCACGCTCACTGACGCCAGCGGCGAGCGTATCACCCTTGCCCAGCAGATTCGCATCGACAACACACCATGA